The window ATGACGCCACTAGAACGACAGATCAAAAAGGGCGAATCGAAAGAGTTGGCATTGCTGCGCTCCGCCGAGGACTACGAACAGATTACGACTCACGTCGTCGCCCTACTAAATAGTGGAGGCGGCAGCATCGTGCTTGGTGTAGATGAAAACGGGTACCCGCTCGGACTACCCAACCCAGTCAATTTCGCCCATCAAATAGCACTCTATTTGAGAAAAGTGATTTCACCCCGCCCTCTACTCTCCGTGACGGCCGAGGAAGCCTACGGCCTCCAAGTCATCCTGATCGAGGTCCCTGGTGGCAGGGACATGCCCTTCTTACACGATGGGCGGATATTTCTCCGCAGAGGCCGGACCACCGTGCCCGCCGACGCTGAAGACCTTCAAGAAATATTCCAACGCCAAGCTCCGGAAGCGGTTCGATGGGAGCGCAGAGGTTCGCCCACACTCACCATCGAAGATCTCCACCATGAGCAGATCGAGACGACTGTTCAAAAGGCTATGGCAGAAGGTCGTTTCCGGTTTAGCGATACTGACTCGACCGAAACCGTCCTGGGAGAACTTGGAATGCTCAGTAATGGTGTCCTCACCAATGCTGCAGACGTCTGTTTCGGCGAGCAGCCAGCCGTGCGGCATCCACAGGTCAGACTTCGGGCCTATGCTTTCCAATCCGACAAACAGGGTGACGAGTATCTCGACCAAGGGGATTTCAATGGGCCTCTGGCAAACGTGCTCGCCAGTGCGGTGGCATTCATCCAGCGCAATGCCTCTACGGCCGCGATGTTTCTGCCCGAGTCTATTGAGAGGAGGAACGTTGCACCCTACCCCGTCAACGCCGTTCGAGAAGGCCTGGTGAATGCGCTGGCGCACCGGGACTACAGTAGCTTTTCCAGTGGTGCCTCGGTTTTAGTGTATCCGGACCGGGTGGAAATTTGGAACTCGGGTAAGCTGCCAGATGGATGGACAGCTAGCAGGCTACGCAGTAACCACCCCTCGATTCCTAGGAACCCTGATATCGCCAATTTTCTCTTTATCCGTAGTTTAATGGAACAAATCGGACGCGGCACACAACGGATGATCGAGGACTGCCGCAAAGCCGAGATTCCGGCCCCAACATGGAAGGTGGATCAGGACGGCATTACCGTGACGCTCTATAGCTTGACCTCTCGTGAAGCTCCGGCAGCTCAACTCGGCGAGCGGCAGCTCTGCATGTTGGAGAAACTTAAACCGGGCGATACGATCCGCCTGCAGGAATACATCCAGCAGTTCGCCCCTGAAGTCACAAAACGCCAGGCCCAGCGAGATCTCCAGGAACTACGGGAGGCTGATCTACTCCGTCTCCAGGGAGGAGGACGATCAGCTCACTATATACGAACAAGTCGGGAACTACCGCGATGAAAGACGACATAATCACGACATTAACCCACCTTGCCGACCTGATAGACCGATTGATTTTGCAGGTCTTCCTGTCAAAACGCTGTCAAATAGCGACACAATCACGACATTTCGACCTAAAGACACACTTCCGTATTCTGCCCGGTTCCTTAGATGATCGGCAAAGAGCAGCTGTAATACTAGAGCAGGAAACAGGATTGCCTCGTCGCGCTCCCAACTGCTTAGTTCACACAATCACCCCACATGAGCTTTCTTAAATTCATCGCCAATCATTGGCAGCAACGTCTTTCTTCAAATCGATCCATCGTGATCTACGATGGATCAGGAGCCCTGCGCGGAGCCCTGGCTCTGCTCGACCTCAAGGAGCTGCATGTCGTGGACACCTCCGAGTCCTCCATGAGATCCCGTCTTGAGGCCTGGGATGCCTGGCTCGCCGTCGGTGCTGATGAGTCCTTGCAGACCCGGCTGCTGGTCTATGTCCCCCAAAACCTTCCTACCGAGATGATGGATGTCCTGGCCGACCCCTACCAGCCATTCCGTCTGGCTGGGTGCCATTTTCCCGACGGCGCAGGGGATTCCCTGCGCAGCCTGGCAAAGAAATTTGTCCCATCAAGAGCCGCCGAGGTCGATAAACTCTTCGAGAACACCGAGTGCCCCGACCTATCGCTCATCGATGCCCTTCGCACCAGCAAGACAGCCACACCCCACTTGCAGACGATCTTTGGAACCGACGAGTTCACAACCATCCTCCGCCGTTTCCTATTGGCCGATGATAGCCTGCGAAAAACGCTCGAAGCCTCTGATGACTGGGCAGCGGAATTCCGATCGCTGGTGAAGTCCTCACTCGGTCTGGACATCTACGGTAAGGCCACTACCTGGAAGACCCTTTCGGAGAAGCTCTGGAACTATCTGCTTTTCAGCGAGTTTGCCTTCGACCTGCCCGAGGGGTTGCCAGAAGAGTTGGAAGAGATCCCCAGGGCCCAGGGCGAGCATATCGACGTGATCAACCACCTCTGCCAAGAACTCCGGGATTACACCCCAAGCCAGTCAAGCTACATCGCCGAGGCCGAGCGTGTCTCGACCAGCTTCGGACTGGAGAAAATCTGCGAGGACATCCATGATCTTGGCCAGCGCGACACCTTTGCCTTTGAAGAGCGCTCCTTCCTGAAACGCTTCGAGCAGGCACTCTCAAGCGGCGATCGTAATATCAGTGGGGAGATCCTCACTCAGCGGAAGGGATCCCTATGGGCGAATCACGAAAGCCGCCAATCACTATGGCGGATTGCTGAACTTGCCAACGATCTGTGCACACTCGGCGATGAACTCGACTCCGAGCTTCCTAAACTAACGAGCAAGGGCGATGCCTTGGTAAATTTCTTTTCTAACAATTTCAGACGGTTGGACACCCTTCATCGCGAGATGGAACAGGCCGTCGCGGATGTTTTCGGCGATTCTAACGAAGTCACCGGAATCATCGACCTGGCTCGCACCGCATTCAAGGAGCGGGCACTGAAGCTACAAAAAACCTTCCTCACGACCGTCGAAACCGAAGGCTGGCCGCTGACTGGTATGGAGGCGAACTCCGGAACCTTTAATCGTCTGGTCGCTCCCCTGCTCGAACAGAAGACCCGGGTCGTTTATTTCATGATCGATGCCCTCCGCTTCGAGCTGGGAATCTGCATCGAACAGGAACTGGTAGAACAACACGAGGTATCTACCGAAGCCGTCTGCGCCCAGCTACCGTGTGTCACCCGCTTTGGCATGGCCGCTCTCTTGCCAGGAGCAGAGACTGATCTCCGTCTCGTGACGGAAAAAAGCGAGGTCCAGCCCAAAGTCGGCGATCAATTCGCTCGAAACCCAAACGAACGCCTCAAGGTATTCCAATCAGTCTACGGCGAGCGCTGTTCGATGATCAAACTCGACGAGCTGATCGGAAAGAAAAACCTCGATGAATTTTCAAACACAGACCTACTGGTCGTGCGCAGCACTGAGATCGATGAATCCGGCGAGATCAATGTGATGCAGGCACGCACCTTAATACCTAGAATCGTGCGCATGATTCTGACTGCCTGCAACCGTCTCCAGGATGAAGCTGGATTTGGCAAGGCGGTGATTGCCACCGATCACGGTTTCCATTGGCTCGATGACCTTGATCAGGGAGACAGCTGTCCCGTTCCGCCCGGAGATTGGAAACTCAAAAAGCGCCGCTGTCTTCTTGGCAGTGGTGATGCATCCCCAACCTCCGTTCATTTTTCCACGGCACAGGTTGGAATTCCAACAGACCTTCCGACTTACGCAGTGCCACGCAACCTGGGTGTCTTCGCACTCGGTTCAAGCTACTTCCACGAGGGATTCTCACCGCAAGAGTCAATTGTTCCAGCTATCTCGGTAAACCTCAAATCGAAGGACTGCTCCGATGCGTTCTCCGCAGGTGGCTTTGAGGTCAATCTGAACTACAAGCAGGGTAACTCGAAGAAGATCATGACACGGAGGCCCTCGATCGAAATTGGTATTCACCAAGAAGGACTTTTTGCCGGCGACCATGTCCGTTTCCAACTGGAGGCTGTGCACAAGAAAGCGGTCGTCGGACGGCCCGCTCCATGCCAGTATGTCGATCCATCAACCAATTACGTGCAAATGCCCCCCCAGAGCTTTGCCAAACTGACATTGATCATGGACGAGGAGTTCAACGGGGAATTCGAATTACGCGCCATCGATCCCGATACCAAAATGCCACTGGGCAAGCAGGCCAAGCTAAAGCTCTACACCGATTACATCGCCTAACTATTTTGCCATGATAGACCCCATCGATCTCAAACTCAATGAAACCTTTGAAGGCCGCTGCGTCCGCAAGGATCTCGTTCAGCGCATTAAAAAGGGAACGAACATCCCAACTTTCGTGCTGGAATTCCTGCTGGCAAAATACTGCGCCACGGATGACCCGGATGAAATCAATGCCGGTCTTCAAGCCGTCACCGAGACCATTCAGCTCAATTACGTCCGCCCCAATGAGGCGAACAAAGCCCAGTCGATGGTGCAGCAAAAAGGCAAACACAAATACATCGACAAGGTGCATGTGCACCACAACGAGAAAGAAAAACGCCACTGGGCGGAGATGCAAAACTTCGGCTCAAAACGCATTGCCATCAACGAACGCCACTACCGGGATAACAATCGTTTACTTGAAGGTGGACTCTGGTGCGAAGTAACGGTGGCATACAATGGAGTAGAGGAGGACGACTACACCTTCTACATCGAGGACCTCAGACCCATTCAAATTTCTCGTTTCTCCTTCGAGGACTACTGCGAGTGCCGATCCAATTTCACGCGTGACGAGTGGCTATCCGTCGTCCTGAGGACCCTGGGGCTAGAGCCAACGGAACTCACCCAGCGGCAACAATTCCATTTCCTGGCACGGCTATTCCCCCTCGTTGAACAGAACTATAATTTCCTGGAACTAGGCCCGCGTGGAACAGGTAAATCCTACGTCTATAGCGAATTCACCCCCTACTCCACCCTGATCAGTGGAGGCCAGACCACCACGGCCACCCTCTTCTACAACAAACAACGTCGCCAAGTGGGTATCATCGGCTACTGGGACACTATCGCCTTTGATGAGGTAGCCGGCATTAAAGTCAAGGACCCTGGCACTATTCAGATCCTCAAGGACTATATGGCCAACGGTCATTTCAATCTGGGAGCCGAGGTGATGGCTCCTGCCAGCTTGTCTTTCGTAGGCAACATCGATGACTCCATCGAGCAGCTTGTTGCCTCTGAACAACACGACCTCTGCCGACCGTTACCCAAAGAGTTTGACCTCGCTGTCATCCACCGTTTCCACACTTACATGCCAGGATGGGAAATCCCACCTAACAGCAGCAAACTACTCACTGATAACTACGGCCTCATCACTGACTACTTGGCAGAGGCTTTCCACCACTTGTTTTCAAAGGTCAATCTGTTCTCCCCTATCAAGAGTAAACTTCAGCTCAACAAGATGCACGAGGGTCGGGATGAAACAGCTGTCATCAAGACCGTGGCCGCGTTCTGCAAAATGCTACATCCCGGGTGCGATCCGTCACCGGAAGAACTGGATGAGTATATCCATTACGCCATCGAGGGACGCCGCCGGGTCAAAGAGCAGCTCAACAAACGTAAGAAAGATGACGAGTTTGCCAACATCAGCCTTGGATTCACCAACTCTAACAATCAAGAAGTTATCGTCGACTGTCCAGAATCGAAAGGTGTGGAAGCGACACAATCCCCAAGAAGAACTGATGATGAAATCCCCGATGCCCCAGCTCCACTCCAGAAAATAACTCCCGCTGACGTAGGAGCTGCAACACAGTCACCAGTAGCAGAATTATCTCCACCTGAACCAACGACGTTGAAAGAAAAGGAGATTCGTATTTTCCACGGCGACCGCGGATTTTCTTATCGCACACTCTTCCTAGACTACCTTCAAGGTGCCAAAAAAGTACAGCTGGAGGACCCCTACATACGACGGCCCCACCAAATCACCAACTTCCTCCACTTCTGTGAAGTCTGCGTCGATGCCGGAACCGTGCAAGAAATCCACCTAACAACTTCTTACGAAGACGATGAGGAGAAAAAAGAAGCGGGAGTTAAGATCATCGCTATCGCCAAGAGTTTAGCCGAGCACGGCATCAAACTCGATGTCACGATGAGCGAAACCCTCCACGACCGCCGTATCGAACTCGATAATGGCTGGACCATTACCCTAGGCCGAGGTCTGGACTTCTACCAACGCCCCGACGACTGGTTAGAAATCGGAGCCAACGAACTCAATCTCCGCCAATGCACCGAGACTACTATCAATTATCGCAGGGCCTTGTAAAACTCCAGCCGAACCTCATGCAATGGCTTCTGCCCTACAGAAAACCCGAGGGGAAGGTCGCCATGGCCACGGCATCGGCGACGGTCAGCAAAGACCTCATCAAGAAAGGCATTATCGACACCTGGCCCCCCGATGTGATGCGCCATTCATTCTGTAGCTACCTGCTCGGGAAGGAGCAGGATATCAACAAGGTGGCCGAGCAGGCGGGCAACAGCCCCACAATGGTCAAGAAGCACTACCGCAGACCCATGACCCAGGAGGACGGCGAAGCGTGGTTTGAGATCCGGCCGGATGCCGCACCGGAGGAGCAAGCCAATGTGGCCTGACGCCACAACCGCCCGGCGGAGCAGCATGGCACGCCCCCCTCGGCACCTGCGGAGATAACGCTCCCCCCACCGCCGGCATCGTTGATGGCGTGAGGCCGCCGCCCCGCCGCCCGGGGACAGGCTGAATACCACTGGCACCCGGGTCGCCGACTTCCACGAGACAGGACAAGCCGACTCGACGGCCAACAACCCGATCAGTTGTTCCCAAATCAGCCGAGCGGAAGAGGAGGTGTTCCTTCTGATTCCGGAAAACAGCGAATGTCAGGCATTGTCAACCCATGCTAACATTTTCGCCTCAAAATATAATCCATACCTTGAGCGAGGGCAAGACTACGAAAATGATTATGGCATACCCTGAAAGCCGCATGAATATGAGCCTTACTCCCCCCCTTGAGCTCTGATCAATAAGGGCTGACGTCCAAACGACGTCAGAGATGGGATTTATACTTGCCATGTGGCCGTTAGTAGCAGTAGCTAGGCACGAATATTTTCATTTTCTATCATGCCCACGCCTCCAGATTCCTCTGCCAGAACTATTGCCAACCAAACATTGCTGTTATTTAGCATCGGCCCGGTTCAAGACTTCATCGCCGCCGCCCGCACCACTCGGGATCTCTGGAGCGGTTCTTACCTACTCTCAACCTTGATTGCCTCTGCTCTCGGTAAAATACAACACGATCACGAAACTGCTGCCGTGGTGTTTCCGCACATTGCAGATCAACCTCTGGTAAACGGCACTCCTAAATCTACCAACAATGGTGACATCTCCGCCTTTCTAACACCCACACTCCCCAACCGCTTACTCGCCATCCTTCCCGAAAGTGTCGACGCGGCAGCCTACGCCAAGGAGCTCAAAAATGCGGTGCGCGATAAACTCCAAACCATAGCCACTGATGTCGCCAATGGACTAAATAATAATCTTAAAGCGGGAGCATCCTTCCATAAAGATAATTTCATCAGCCAAGCCGAACGCCTTCTCGAGGTCCAATGGCAAACCCTCCCTGTCACGAGCGCCGAAGACGCCTACGCTTTCGCCAATTCTTTGCCTGCTAACGAAGAGTTTGATCCTTGCAAACACGTCTCAGCAAGCTCCTCCTTGGATGAACTCTGGGGACCGCTTAATGCCTCCATTTCCTGGCTACAGGACGGCGCCAAATCGCTCCGCAGCTTCAACGCTTGGCGGAAAGGACGTTGGGAGTCCGGAAATAAATTCTTCAAAGACACTCTCAATGGCAAGGAGGAGGTGGTCTTCGTCGTGTCCAATCAACTTGATAAGAACCAAGTCAAAGAACTCGCTGGTCAACTCAAATTGAATAAAGAGGGAGGCCTCAAGAAAGGGGAAATGCTCGGTGCCTCCAGCGTCATCAAGCGATTCTGGGACGTCTTCCATCTCGCACCCAAACTCAATCTTACCCCCGATGATCTAAGGAGCAAACACCCGATGCCCAACACCCACCGCATCGCCAAATACGACAACAAGAAGGATGGAGGTAACGAAGAAGGTGCCGAATCCGATAAATACTTCGCCATTATCGCCATGGATGGTGATGAGATGGGAAAATGGATCTCCGGGCAGAAGTTTGACCGTGCAATGAGCCCGGACGACCACAGGGAGTTCTCAGACATCCTCAATGAGTTTTCCGTCAATCAAGCAGCCGGGTTGGTCGAAGACTCGGTTGGCAAACTCATCTACTCTGGTGGAGACGACGTTCTCGCCATGGTGCCTGCGGGATATGCGCTCGACTGCGCACTCGATCTGAAGGACGCGTTCATATCAGCATTCAAAGGTAAGAACGCCGAGAAATATAAGGAAATGAATGCCTCCATCGGCATCGCCATCGCGCACTACAAGGCGCCGCTGCAGGATGTCGTGAAGGCCGCCCAAGCTGCCGAGAAGCGCGCGAAGTGTTCACCGGATCAAGGAGGTCACGGCCGTGGTGCGGTTGCCATCACCATCTACAAGCGTTCCGGGGAAATCCTGGAGTGGGGAAGCCGATGGGATAACACCGGCATCAGCTTGCTTGGCTCCTTGCTAAAGGACTTGAAAGGGAAAAAGCTCAAGACCCGCTTCCCTCATAAGCTGGAGGCCCAACTCACGCCCTACTTACCGCAATCCGAGTCCATCGCCACTGATGAGAACTTCGCTCAGCATTTCTCAGACATCCTTGAAAAAGAAGTCGCCCACACCCTTAAACGCAATGAAGGAGGAGCTCTTGGGGAAACCAAGCTCGAGCACTTCACCGACTACTGGAACGGAATCAACACGGAAGATTTCACAGAGAAACTCAAACGCTTCATCAACCTCCTCCGCACTGCTGCCTGGATGGCTCGCGGTTACGATGAAAAGGAAGCTAACAAAAACTCAAACACACAGGAAGCAGCCACTCATTAAGCCATGTCTACACATCAACTACTCTACGAACCCACCGACGTTCTCTTCTTTAAGGACGGCCGCCCCATGGAAGGTGCCAATGCCGGACACGGTGCGGCATGGCCCATGCCTCATGTGCTGGACTCGGCACTCCACGCCGCACTCCACCGTTCCGGCCAGAAATCACATACCCACCGCGCTCACCGCAATGGCAAGGTCATTTCCGAAGACCGAGAGAAGGATGGTCGTCAATTCGGCTCGCTGCAATCAGCGGGGCCTTTCCCGGTAAATGCAGATGGACAATGGTTCTTTCCCCGTCCGGCAGATGCTGACCAGGGCAAGTCCTCGGTCACTACGCACAAGCCTCTGCTGGAAACTCCGATTGGCGCTCATTCCAGCCTCGAAACAGGGCTTTCTCCCGCCCTGAACACCCTCCCGCCCAGCAAGGACAAGGCGGAAAAATGGCTGAGCAAATCCGCTTTCGAAGCCTACCTGACTGGAGGAGAATCACCTGCAAAGGAGCACTACCTGAATGACGAGGCGATCTATGCTGCCGAGCACAACATCGGCATCGGGATCGATGCCGATAGTGGCACCCAGGACGGAGAGTCATTTTACTCCGCATCCTATCTCAGGCTGAAGAAAGACTGGAAGCTGGGCCAGATCGCCCGCTGTGATGATAAAGAAAACTCTGATCTGCTGGAGCAGGTTTTCCAGAACTCCGGCCATGAAAACCACATCATCGCCGGCGGTCAGCAGCGCACCTGCACCTTGCTTAGAAATGCATTCACCGCCACCGTCTTGCCCATGGCTCCGGAGATTACTGGCACATTGGTCCGATGGACGCTCCTTACACCGGCTATCTACCCGGCCACTAGCGGGAAGCACACCCACCCCGGCGGCTGGCTCCCGTCATGGGTTAATCCTGACACCAAACAAGTCATGCTTCTTGACGGACCGGGCGTGAAGGCTGCCAAACGCAAAAAGCTTGAACCCGGTAACCCCATCGACGCAAAGCTAGTCGCCGCCATCATCCCCCGCCCGATCCCCGTCACCGGCTGGTCACTCGGCAAAACAGACGGCAACGACTTCGGAGCCAAAGCCACCCACCTAGCAGTCCCGGCGGGTGCCGTTTACTACTTCGACTGCGACGAAGACGAAACTGCGGCCCAACAACTCGCCGCCGCACTCAACTGGCACGGCTGCCAAACCAACCCCCAACACATCATCAATCGCCGATCCACCATCCTCGGAGAAAAAGGCTACGGCCTCGGCGTTTGCTCCCCCTGGACACCACATAACCAATAAACAAGCTCAAATAATCTAACAAACCAAATCCTATGGAAACCAAACTACTCTACCTCTTCACCCGCACACCCCTGCACGTGGGAGCCGGATCATCCGTTGGCGCCATCGACCAACCCATTCAACGCGAGCGACATACCCAGTTCCCCATCATTCCTGGATCCAGCTTAAAGGGATCGCTCACAGACCAGTGGCCAGCTAGCCAAATTGATGACAACGGTAAAGCGTCCCGTCTCACCACAGAAAAGCAAGGAGACAAGAGTATTGTCAAAATGGCTGATCCCGCTGCCTGGCTTTTCGGCTCGGACACTACGGAACTATCTTTCGCTGGTTCACTCCTATTCTCGGAGGCCACTTTGTTAGCCTTCCCAATTCGCTCGGCCAAAGGCTCCTATGCATGGGTAACTTGCCCACACATCCTGGCCAAAGCTCACCGTGAAGGTGTTCTCGTCAACAAACTCGGCACGCCCCTCCCGGCAGAAGACCAAGCCATCTACCAAAGCGGTGCCCCCCTTGATCTAGATGGAACCATTGTCCTTGAGGACTATGCCTTGACGCTTTGCATCAACAGTAACCTCGCCAGCCTCGCAGAGGAAATGAGCAAACTCGTTGATGATGAGATTTACGAGTCGATCAAAGAGCGCCTCGTAATTGTATCTGATCATATGATGACTCATTTTGTCAGTACTGCTTGTGAAGTCGCCACCCACGTCCGAATTGACGACCGCACGGGCACAGCTGAAGGGACCGGACTTTTCAATCAAGAGAATGTCCCCTCAGAAACCCTTTTCTACGCCCCCATTCGTGCCACTAAATCCCGAGTTCCCAACGGCGAATACGCGGATAAAACAGATGCAGACGCGCTCGCCGAGTTTGGCAAAAAAGTTGCTGCACAAAGAGTCTTCCAGTTCGGAGCCGA of the Akkermansiaceae bacterium genome contains:
- the brxL gene encoding BREX system Lon protease-like protein BrxL; the encoded protein is MDPIDLKLNETFEGRCVRKDLVQRIKKGTNIPTFVLEFLLAKYCATDDPDEINAGLQAVTETIQLNYVRPNEANKAQSMVQQKGKHKYIDKVHVHHNEKEKRHWAEMQNFGSKRIAINERHYRDNNRLLEGGLWCEVTVAYNGVEEDDYTFYIEDLRPIQISRFSFEDYCECRSNFTRDEWLSVVLRTLGLEPTELTQRQQFHFLARLFPLVEQNYNFLELGPRGTGKSYVYSEFTPYSTLISGGQTTTATLFYNKQRRQVGIIGYWDTIAFDEVAGIKVKDPGTIQILKDYMANGHFNLGAEVMAPASLSFVGNIDDSIEQLVASEQHDLCRPLPKEFDLAVIHRFHTYMPGWEIPPNSSKLLTDNYGLITDYLAEAFHHLFSKVNLFSPIKSKLQLNKMHEGRDETAVIKTVAAFCKMLHPGCDPSPEELDEYIHYAIEGRRRVKEQLNKRKKDDEFANISLGFTNSNNQEVIVDCPESKGVEATQSPRRTDDEIPDAPAPLQKITPADVGAATQSPVAELSPPEPTTLKEKEIRIFHGDRGFSYRTLFLDYLQGAKKVQLEDPYIRRPHQITNFLHFCEVCVDAGTVQEIHLTTSYEDDEEKKEAGVKIIAIAKSLAEHGIKLDVTMSETLHDRRIELDNGWTITLGRGLDFYQRPDDWLEIGANELNLRQCTETTINYRRAL
- the cas10 gene encoding type III-B CRISPR-associated protein Cas10/Cmr2, whose product is MPTPPDSSARTIANQTLLLFSIGPVQDFIAAARTTRDLWSGSYLLSTLIASALGKIQHDHETAAVVFPHIADQPLVNGTPKSTNNGDISAFLTPTLPNRLLAILPESVDAAAYAKELKNAVRDKLQTIATDVANGLNNNLKAGASFHKDNFISQAERLLEVQWQTLPVTSAEDAYAFANSLPANEEFDPCKHVSASSSLDELWGPLNASISWLQDGAKSLRSFNAWRKGRWESGNKFFKDTLNGKEEVVFVVSNQLDKNQVKELAGQLKLNKEGGLKKGEMLGASSVIKRFWDVFHLAPKLNLTPDDLRSKHPMPNTHRIAKYDNKKDGGNEEGAESDKYFAIIAMDGDEMGKWISGQKFDRAMSPDDHREFSDILNEFSVNQAAGLVEDSVGKLIYSGGDDVLAMVPAGYALDCALDLKDAFISAFKGKNAEKYKEMNASIGIAIAHYKAPLQDVVKAAQAAEKRAKCSPDQGGHGRGAVAITIYKRSGEILEWGSRWDNTGISLLGSLLKDLKGKKLKTRFPHKLEAQLTPYLPQSESIATDENFAQHFSDILEKEVAHTLKRNEGGALGETKLEHFTDYWNGINTEDFTEKLKRFINLLRTAAWMARGYDEKEANKNSNTQEAATH
- the cmr4 gene encoding type III-B CRISPR module RAMP protein Cmr4, whose protein sequence is METKLLYLFTRTPLHVGAGSSVGAIDQPIQRERHTQFPIIPGSSLKGSLTDQWPASQIDDNGKASRLTTEKQGDKSIVKMADPAAWLFGSDTTELSFAGSLLFSEATLLAFPIRSAKGSYAWVTCPHILAKAHREGVLVNKLGTPLPAEDQAIYQSGAPLDLDGTIVLEDYALTLCINSNLASLAEEMSKLVDDEIYESIKERLVIVSDHMMTHFVSTACEVATHVRIDDRTGTAEGTGLFNQENVPSETLFYAPIRATKSRVPNGEYADKTDADALAEFGKKVAAQRVFQFGADASIGLGYCSATLQDMQPSPTA
- a CDS encoding putative DNA binding domain-containing protein, translated to MTPLERQIKKGESKELALLRSAEDYEQITTHVVALLNSGGGSIVLGVDENGYPLGLPNPVNFAHQIALYLRKVISPRPLLSVTAEEAYGLQVILIEVPGGRDMPFLHDGRIFLRRGRTTVPADAEDLQEIFQRQAPEAVRWERRGSPTLTIEDLHHEQIETTVQKAMAEGRFRFSDTDSTETVLGELGMLSNGVLTNAADVCFGEQPAVRHPQVRLRAYAFQSDKQGDEYLDQGDFNGPLANVLASAVAFIQRNASTAAMFLPESIERRNVAPYPVNAVREGLVNALAHRDYSSFSSGASVLVYPDRVEIWNSGKLPDGWTASRLRSNHPSIPRNPDIANFLFIRSLMEQIGRGTQRMIEDCRKAEIPAPTWKVDQDGITVTLYSLTSREAPAAQLGERQLCMLEKLKPGDTIRLQEYIQQFAPEVTKRQAQRDLQELREADLLRLQGGGRSAHYIRTSRELPR
- a CDS encoding PglZ domain-containing protein, with product MSFLKFIANHWQQRLSSNRSIVIYDGSGALRGALALLDLKELHVVDTSESSMRSRLEAWDAWLAVGADESLQTRLLVYVPQNLPTEMMDVLADPYQPFRLAGCHFPDGAGDSLRSLAKKFVPSRAAEVDKLFENTECPDLSLIDALRTSKTATPHLQTIFGTDEFTTILRRFLLADDSLRKTLEASDDWAAEFRSLVKSSLGLDIYGKATTWKTLSEKLWNYLLFSEFAFDLPEGLPEELEEIPRAQGEHIDVINHLCQELRDYTPSQSSYIAEAERVSTSFGLEKICEDIHDLGQRDTFAFEERSFLKRFEQALSSGDRNISGEILTQRKGSLWANHESRQSLWRIAELANDLCTLGDELDSELPKLTSKGDALVNFFSNNFRRLDTLHREMEQAVADVFGDSNEVTGIIDLARTAFKERALKLQKTFLTTVETEGWPLTGMEANSGTFNRLVAPLLEQKTRVVYFMIDALRFELGICIEQELVEQHEVSTEAVCAQLPCVTRFGMAALLPGAETDLRLVTEKSEVQPKVGDQFARNPNERLKVFQSVYGERCSMIKLDELIGKKNLDEFSNTDLLVVRSTEIDESGEINVMQARTLIPRIVRMILTACNRLQDEAGFGKAVIATDHGFHWLDDLDQGDSCPVPPGDWKLKKRRCLLGSGDASPTSVHFSTAQVGIPTDLPTYAVPRNLGVFALGSSYFHEGFSPQESIVPAISVNLKSKDCSDAFSAGGFEVNLNYKQGNSKKIMTRRPSIEIGIHQEGLFAGDHVRFQLEAVHKKAVVGRPAPCQYVDPSTNYVQMPPQSFAKLTLIMDEEFNGEFELRAIDPDTKMPLGKQAKLKLYTDYIA